One Oryza brachyantha chromosome 3, ObraRS2, whole genome shotgun sequence DNA segment encodes these proteins:
- the LOC102705890 gene encoding transcription factor MYB2-like — MDMAHERDASSEEEVMAGDLRRGPWTVEEDLLLVNYIAAHGEGRWNSLARSAGLKRTGKSCRLRWLNYLRPDLRRGNITPQEQLLILELHSRWGNRWSKIAQHLPGRTDNEIKNYWRTRVQKHAKQLKCDVNSQQFKDVMRYLWMPRLVERIQAAASSSGGEAGNQQQQGGADTSPLSWQHGGCDDGLYESAELPMPDASCWPAEYCTAAGGQMHGTPAPELSSTTAGSSSPSTDSGAGAQPSWAQADGAEWFTTACDASSAIGVATSDMKLAQPACQAVQTWTPESSLPGLSFPDLAVADFEIGGFDVDSFWTSMEDDLWCPTQAAV; from the exons ATGGACATGGCGCACGAGAGGGACGCGAgcagcgaggaggaggtgatgGCCGGGGACCTGCGGCGCGGGCCGTGGACGGTGGAGGAGGACCTCCTGCTCGTCAACTACATCGCCGCGCACGGCGAGGGCCGCTGGAACTCGCTCGCCCGATCAGCAG GGCTGAAGCGCACAGGCAAGAGCTGCCGGCTCCGGTGGCTGaactacctccgtcccgacCTCCGGCGAGGCAACATCACGCCGCAGGAGCAGCTGCTCATCCTGGAGCTGCACTCGCGGTGGGGCAACCGCTGGTCCAAGATCGCGCAGCACCTCCCCGGCCGCACCGACAACGAGATCAAGAACTACTGGCGGACGCGGGTGCAGAAGCACGCCAAGCAGCTCAAGTGCGACGTCAACAGCCAGCAGTTCAAGGACGTCATGCGCTACCTCTGGATGCCGCGCCTAGTCGAGCGCATccaggccgccgcctcctcctccggcggggaggcgggcaatcagcagcagcagggcggCGCCGACACGTCCCCCCTGTCGTGGCAGCACGGTGGCTGCGACGACGGGCTCTACGAGTCGGCGGAGCTCCCGATGCCCGATGCCAGCTGCTGGCCGGCCGAGTACtgcacggcggccggcgggcaGATGCACGGCACGCCTGCCCCGGAGCTGTCGAGCACCACGGCCgggtcgtcctcgccgtccaCGGACTCTGGCGCCGGGGCGCAGCCCAGCTGGGCTCAGGCTGACGGCGCCGAGTGGTTCACCACTGCCTGCGACGCCTCCAGCGCCATCGGTGTGGCCACGAGCGACATGAAGCTTGCCCAGCCGGCGTGCCAGGCTGTGCAGACGTGGACGCCCGAGTCGTCACTGCCTGGCCTCAGCTTccccgacctcgccgtcgcggacTTCGAGATCGGCGGCTTCGACGTCGACAGCTTCTGGACGAGCATGGAAGACGACCTGTGGTGCCCCACCCAGGCCGCCGTGTGA